Within Sorangiineae bacterium MSr11367, the genomic segment CGCATTTTCGACAAGTTCTTTCGCGTGGAACACTATCGCCTCGGCTCGGATGTCCATGGCTCGGGCATCGGCCTCTACATCGCCCGCGAGATCATTCACGCGCACGGCGGATCCATCGCCTGCGAGCCCGTATCCGATGGCCCGGGCGCCTGCATCGTGGTGACCCTTCCCGAGAGTGCTACAACAACGCCCCGCGAAGCATGACCGCGGCGACACTGAAGTAGATGATCAAACCCGTGACGTCGACGAGCGTGGCCACGAACGGTGCCGACGCACTCGCCGGATCGAACCCCACGCGGCGAAGGACGAACGGCAAAAGCGACCCCGCCAAGGTCCCAAACGTCACCACGCCAATGAGGCTGAAGAATACGGTAAAGGCCACGAGCATGTAATGCTCGCCGTAGGTGGGCGCGACCTGTTGCCAAAGGAAGATGCGCAGAAAGCCGATGCACCCGAGTGCGATGCCGAGCACCAGCCCCGTCGCCAGCTCGCGGCGCATGACCCGCCACCAATCGCGCAGCCTCACCTCGCCGACCGCCATGGCGCGAATCACCAAGGTGGACGCCTGGGAGCCCGAGTTTCCGCCGCTCGAGATGATGAGCGGGACGAAGAGCGCAAGAACCACCGCGCGGGCAATTTGGTCTTCGAAATGGGCCATGGCCGTGGCGGTGAGCATCTCCCCGAGAAAAAGCGCCGCGAGCCAGCCGCCGCGCTTTTTGACCATGCGGAGGAATGCGATTTTCATGTACGGCGCATCGAGCGATTCCATGCCGCCGAACTTCTGCGCATCTTCGGTGGCCTCTTCCTGAACCACGTCGACGATGTCGTCGACGGTGACGAGGCCCTTCATCCGCCCTTCCCCGTCGACGACGGGGATGGCCAGCAAATCGTGCTCGGCGAAGAGCTGGCTGACGGCTTCTTGGTCGGTTTGCTCCTCGACGAGGACGAGATCCGTGCGCATCACATCCCGCACCGTTTTGTCCGGCGCGGCGGCAAAGAGCTGCTTGAGCGACACCACGCCGACGAGCCGCTGCGTCTCGTCCATCACGTACACGTAATAGATGGTGCCGAGGTGGGCCCGCGCCTGGTTCCGAAGGTAGACCAGCGCCTCGTCCACCGTCATGTT encodes:
- the mgtE gene encoding magnesium transporter; the protein is MPEQTSEQQEVLTLDELRDVWVVLSGTERQEGFHLLSKMEAEDFFLALPALDMSELVLALPAEERRSWIRLAPPDDVADLVQASPPEQREHLLALLDEPTRKEVAALLAYREDVAGGLMNPRYARVRPNMTVDEALVYLRNQARAHLGTIYYVYVMDETQRLVGVVSLKQLFAAAPDKTVRDVMRTDLVLVEEQTDQEAVSQLFAEHDLLAIPVVDGEGRMKGLVTVDDIVDVVQEEATEDAQKFGGMESLDAPYMKIAFLRMVKKRGGWLAALFLGEMLTATAMAHFEDQIARAVVLALFVPLIISSGGNSGSQASTLVIRAMAVGEVRLRDWWRVMRRELATGLVLGIALGCIGFLRIFLWQQVAPTYGEHYMLVAFTVFFSLIGVVTFGTLAGSLLPFVLRRVGFDPASASAPFVATLVDVTGLIIYFSVAAVMLRGALL